In Rhizophagus irregularis chromosome 12, complete sequence, a single window of DNA contains:
- a CDS encoding ubiquinone biosynthesis monooxygenase Coq7 has protein sequence MFYKSFYLRSSIIGLTIRRNYFNSTFSYNKIHTTSIKYNSPSKGTNNHDQNKNISLTPKQKKLIDSMIRIDQAGEIGANYIYKGQMAILGNDKKVGPIIQEMWEQEKYHLKTFDEIIPRYRVRPTFLRPVWEAAGFILGAGTAMMGKEAAMACTEAVETVIGEHYNDQLRELLHIENDDVSELRKVIKQFRDDELHHLDTAVDLDAQKAPFHGILTSIIHNGCKAAIWITSRI, from the exons atgttttataaatcattttatttacgTTCTTCAATTATTGGTTTGACGATTCGTCGTAATTACTTTAATTCGactttttcttataataaaatacatactacttctataaaatataactCTCCCTCTAAAGGAACTAATAATCATGatcagaataaaaatatttcattaaccCCAAAACAAAAGAAACTCATTGATAGTATGATCAGAATTGATCAAGCTGGTGAAATTGGTGcaaattacatttataaaggTCAAATGGCAATTTTGGGTAACGATAAAAAAGTTGGACCTATCATtcaa gaAATGTGGGAACAAGAAAAATATCATCTTAAAACTTTTGACGAGATCATACCACGTTATAGAGTTAGACCCACATTTTTACGTCCAGTATGGGAAGCCGCGGGATTCATTCTTGGAGCTGGTACTGCTATGATGGGTAAAGAAGCTGCTATGGCTTGTACGGAAGCTGTTGAAACTGTGATTGGAGAACATTACAATGA ccaatTGCGAGAATTGTTACACATTGAAAACGATGATGTCTCCGAATTGAGaaag GTTATTAAACAATTTCGTGATGATGAATTACATCATCTAGATACTGCAGTGGATTTGGATGCACAaaag GCACCATTTCATGGAATTTTGACTTCAATAATACATAATGGTTGTAAAGCAGCAATATGGATAACTAGTAGGATTTAA